One genomic region from Mycobacterium basiliense encodes:
- a CDS encoding mycofactocin-coupled SDR family oxidoreductase: MGALEGRVALITGGARGQGRAHALALASAGADIVIADAPGPMKELTYPLATEQDLQDTAALVTDLGRRCLPIILDIRDATQVGTAVEQTVEDLGSLDIVVANAGIVSTGRLEEVSDLSWQQLVDTNLTGTFHTLRAAIPVMRGQRFGRIVVTSSMGGRMGIPELAAYNATKWGVIGLAKSAALEVAKEGITINVICPTTTQTPMVQPTGSDDVPDDLVHRMTKANPIPQPWLQPEDVSRGVLYLATDPGVITGSVLEIGLGGSARIH; this comes from the coding sequence ATGGGTGCCTTGGAAGGACGTGTTGCCTTAATTACCGGAGGAGCCCGAGGACAGGGGCGGGCACATGCTTTGGCATTGGCGAGCGCAGGCGCAGACATCGTCATAGCCGACGCGCCGGGCCCGATGAAGGAACTGACCTACCCGCTGGCCACCGAGCAAGACCTGCAAGACACCGCCGCGCTGGTTACCGACCTCGGCCGACGCTGCCTGCCGATAATCCTTGACATTCGCGACGCAACCCAGGTTGGCACCGCGGTGGAACAGACCGTCGAAGACCTGGGCAGCCTCGACATCGTGGTCGCCAATGCCGGCATCGTCAGCACCGGGCGCCTGGAAGAGGTCAGCGATCTGAGCTGGCAGCAGCTGGTGGACACCAACCTGACCGGCACCTTTCACACGCTGCGAGCGGCCATACCGGTGATGCGCGGTCAACGCTTCGGCCGGATCGTGGTGACGTCCTCGATGGGGGGCAGGATGGGCATCCCCGAGCTGGCGGCCTACAACGCCACCAAATGGGGTGTCATCGGACTGGCCAAGTCCGCTGCCCTCGAGGTCGCCAAGGAGGGCATCACCATCAACGTCATCTGTCCCACCACTACCCAGACACCGATGGTGCAGCCCACGGGAAGCGACGACGTCCCCGACGATTTGGTGCACCGCATGACCAAGGCCAATCCGATCCCGCAGCCATGGCTGCAACCCGAGGATGTCAGTCGCGGAGTGCTCTATCTGGCCACCGATCCCGGGGTGATCACCGGCAGTGTCCTGGAGATCGGCCTGGGCGGGAGCGCTCGCATTCACTGA
- a CDS encoding cation:proton antiporter has product MSLVLAFGVVLLISVSLSGVAARTVLSSALLFLVAGAVLGPGMLGLDNIGPDDPIVAALSDVALFTVLFTDGQRANLHELRENWPLSGRALGVGMPLTMVGIAVPAHFLAGLNWPTAFLIGAILSPTDPVFAAAIVGRTDVPARLRRLLNVESGLNDGLALPFVMIFLATEQGAGADVLWVGVELVLGLVFGVGVAAGVALAWRTKILTAEPHLQPLGPLAIALVVYSACHLTHANPYLAAFAAGSALATMDHVAAESFQPFGDLLSEVTKYAALIVFGALITPQRLSGLSWQDWLLAVVVILAIRPATMLLSLLRTQLTRQERLTAAWFGPKGFASVVYGLLALQSGIANRELVFDVVAVTIALSIVLHSSTDVPIAKALQVEPPDDLPGSRGQAEAGEEASKP; this is encoded by the coding sequence GTGAGCCTTGTCCTGGCGTTCGGCGTGGTGCTCCTCATCAGCGTGTCGCTGTCCGGGGTCGCGGCGCGCACGGTGTTGTCGAGTGCGCTGTTGTTCCTGGTCGCCGGCGCGGTCCTCGGACCGGGAATGCTCGGGCTAGACAACATTGGTCCAGACGACCCGATCGTCGCCGCGCTTTCCGATGTGGCGCTGTTCACCGTCTTGTTCACCGACGGCCAGCGCGCGAATCTGCACGAGCTGCGGGAAAATTGGCCGTTGTCCGGACGGGCACTCGGCGTTGGCATGCCACTGACCATGGTCGGAATCGCGGTCCCCGCCCACTTTTTGGCCGGCCTGAACTGGCCGACAGCGTTCCTGATCGGGGCCATCCTGTCGCCCACCGATCCGGTCTTCGCAGCGGCCATCGTCGGACGTACTGACGTGCCCGCCCGGCTGCGCCGTCTGCTCAATGTGGAGTCCGGGTTAAACGATGGGTTGGCGCTGCCCTTCGTCATGATTTTCCTGGCCACCGAGCAGGGCGCCGGCGCGGACGTGTTGTGGGTCGGCGTGGAACTGGTGCTCGGCCTGGTATTCGGCGTCGGGGTGGCGGCCGGTGTGGCGTTGGCGTGGCGGACGAAGATACTCACCGCCGAGCCGCATCTGCAGCCCCTGGGGCCACTGGCGATCGCGTTGGTGGTGTATTCGGCCTGCCACCTGACGCATGCCAACCCTTATCTGGCGGCGTTTGCCGCCGGCTCGGCGCTGGCCACGATGGACCACGTTGCCGCCGAATCGTTTCAACCCTTTGGCGACCTGCTATCCGAGGTGACCAAGTACGCCGCGTTGATCGTCTTCGGTGCGTTGATCACCCCGCAGCGATTGTCCGGGTTGAGTTGGCAAGATTGGCTTTTGGCGGTCGTGGTCATCTTGGCGATCCGGCCGGCGACAATGTTGTTGTCACTGTTGCGCACCCAGCTAACCAGACAAGAACGCCTGACTGCGGCGTGGTTCGGACCTAAAGGCTTCGCCTCGGTGGTCTACGGGCTGTTGGCGCTGCAGTCAGGGATAGCCAACCGAGAGCTGGTTTTCGATGTCGTCGCAGTTACCATCGCGCTGTCGATCGTGCTGCACTCATCCACCGACGTACCAATCGCCAAGGCGCTGCAGGTCGAGCCCCCAGACGATCTACCGGGCTCGCGCGGGCAGGCCGAGGCCGGAGAAGAGGCGAGTAAGCCCTAA